In Ferroplasma sp., a single window of DNA contains:
- a CDS encoding HAD-IB family phosphatase produces the protein MIKLVFFDMDGVLTVEKSSWFYVNNKLGINNRENYMKYMKGELPYSDFFRCDLKAWMVKYPGIKGNYIKSMLNEIKLVKGLGKTMKYLKDKNIISVIVSGGISWLSDRIASDYGINEAYANKIYCDDNGCIIPDGNIQVDPSNKDYIMEKIMAKYGIGPEECIAVGDSESDYSMYRAVPNFIAFNSDSDLLLKISSARMENDLSGLIKFLESY, from the coding sequence ATGATAAAACTTGTATTTTTTGATATGGATGGCGTGCTTACTGTTGAAAAAAGCAGCTGGTTCTATGTCAATAACAAACTGGGAATAAATAACCGTGAAAATTATATGAAATACATGAAAGGAGAACTGCCATATTCTGATTTCTTCCGGTGTGATTTAAAAGCATGGATGGTAAAATATCCGGGCATTAAGGGCAACTACATTAAAAGTATGCTCAATGAAATCAAGCTGGTAAAGGGGCTTGGGAAAACAATGAAATACCTGAAAGACAAAAATATAATTTCTGTGATTGTATCAGGCGGGATATCATGGCTTTCAGATCGTATTGCCAGTGATTATGGAATAAATGAAGCATACGCAAATAAAATATACTGTGATGACAATGGTTGTATAATCCCGGATGGAAATATTCAGGTAGATCCCTCAAACAAGGATTATATTATGGAAAAGATCATGGCGAAATACGGAATCGGTCCTGAGGAATGTATTGCCGTAGGAGATTCTGAATCAGATTATTCAATGTACAGGGCAGTCCCCAATTTCATAGCATTTAACTCAGACAGTGATTTATTACTGAAAATATCCAGCGCAAGAATGGAAAATGATTTGAGCGGACTTATAAAATTTCTGGAATCATATTAG